The following coding sequences are from one Betaproteobacteria bacterium window:
- a CDS encoding CDGSH iron-sulfur domain-containing protein, whose protein sequence is MSEQVQEYRGEKIVVRFDGGKCIHSRNCVLGKPEVFQANVPGAWIKPDNASTEEVVMTALACPSGAITYERVDGGAQEAPPLVNVARVRENGPLAIHADLRIGNAIAHLRATLCRCGSSKNKPYCDGSHTAAGFRSTGEPPTQPSEQLAARNGVVIVKPIKNGPLEVSGNLELVSGTGRTLNRTLQTWLCRCGESQNKPYCDGTHKKIGFKSD, encoded by the coding sequence ATGAGCGAGCAGGTTCAGGAATATCGAGGCGAAAAGATCGTCGTGCGCTTCGACGGCGGGAAGTGCATCCATTCGCGCAACTGCGTTCTCGGCAAGCCGGAAGTTTTCCAGGCCAACGTGCCAGGTGCGTGGATCAAGCCCGACAACGCGTCCACGGAAGAAGTGGTAATGACTGCATTGGCCTGCCCATCGGGTGCCATTACGTACGAACGCGTCGACGGTGGCGCACAGGAAGCACCGCCTCTTGTGAATGTGGCAAGGGTCCGCGAGAACGGACCACTTGCAATACACGCGGATCTCAGGATTGGGAATGCGATCGCGCACCTGCGGGCGACGTTGTGCCGCTGTGGATCGTCAAAGAACAAGCCTTATTGCGATGGCAGCCATACCGCCGCCGGTTTCCGTTCGACAGGCGAACCGCCGACGCAACCGTCCGAGCAGCTTGCAGCGCGTAACGGAGTGGTGATAGTGAAGCCGATCAAGAATGGGCCGCTGGAAGTCTCAGGTAATCTGGAACTGGTCAGCGGCACTGGCCGAACGTTGAATCGCACGCTGCAAACCTGGTTGTGCCGATGCGGCGAGTCGCAGAATAAACCCTACTGCGACGGCACGCACAAGAAAATCGGTTTCAAATCGGATTGA
- a CDS encoding rhodanese-like domain-containing protein — MAKQMNREELRARIAANPDLILLEALPEKYYTDGHLPGALHMPHDRVRELVSRLIPDNNSEIVVYCASRTCQNSHIAANLLGQMGYRNVTVYGGGKQDWIEAGLALEASVPATA, encoded by the coding sequence ATGGCCAAGCAAATGAATCGTGAAGAACTGCGCGCCCGCATCGCCGCAAACCCCGACCTGATCCTTCTCGAGGCACTGCCGGAGAAGTACTACACCGACGGCCACCTACCGGGCGCGCTGCACATGCCGCACGACCGCGTGCGCGAACTCGTGAGCAGACTGATTCCGGATAACAACTCGGAAATCGTGGTGTATTGCGCGAGCCGCACTTGCCAGAATTCCCACATCGCCGCGAACTTGCTGGGACAAATGGGGTACCGCAACGTCACGGTCTATGGCGGCGGCAAGCAGGACTGGATAGAGGCAGGATTGGCGCTTGAGGCCAGCGTACCGGCAACTGCGTAG